In the genome of Arachis stenosperma cultivar V10309 chromosome 6, arast.V10309.gnm1.PFL2, whole genome shotgun sequence, the window GTTGGCTAGCACAAATTGTGATGAAGGGGTTTAGCACGCCAAAAGTATGAAGTGTGGAGAGTGGGGATTTGAATGTGAGGAGTGAGGTTGCACTAAGGTTCCTTTATATTAGGAGATCATGATAGAACGGAAGGTGTGGATTTCAAGAATGGTTGCTTGATGGACGGTTGGGGTTGTGCATGAAGGAAGGACAAGGATTATCACTTAATGAGAGTGAATGGTTTGGTCTTCAAGGGTCTCCTTTCttcaatgttgcatggcaacattTTCCAATGCGTTCCTTCTTGGGACAAGTGTGTAGTTCTCTTCATGAAGTGGCCGAACCTCTCCCATTTAATCATCCAATCAATCCCTATCAATGCTCCATTTCTTTTCcctaaagataaaataagaaaagtaaaacataatatttaaaaagacaATTTAGCCTTTACGGCTATaactaataaagaaaagaaaagattagATTGTTTACTTATGAACTCCAACTGACTAACTAACTATTGGTGAGtccttatatgcattttggtgGCACCATggggtgacaccaaacttagtttggagCACTGTAATGAAAGGTTTTTGTTCAAAGCTCCCAAAACTAGCATGCATCTTGGTttgctttgaacaccaaacttgttccTCACTATATGCTGCACAAGAAGGTTTTCACCAAGTGTTTGTCAAGGTTGGGTTGAAATTCATAAATATTGACTTATTCACTATCTTCTAAAAGCATATAAAACATGGGTTGcttcccatgaagcgcttctttagcgtcactagcttgacgtttcTCCCTCATCAGGGTGGTTGGTAATGCTTGAAGTCCTCCCCTCTTGCTGTGGACTTGTATCCATTGGTTATATCAATGATCTCTACATGTTCCAGGGAAAGAACTCTGTTGATTGTGAAGACATTAGGTAACTGATATGGTACAGTGGGGAGATTAGGGGGGATATCTGGGAAGTAAGCTGAGATCACTCTATCTCCTGGAGAGAAGTCTTCCGTAGGGATCTTTTTGTTCCTCCACCTCCTTGGTACCTTTTTCCTTGTGTTCTTTGATATTGCCTTGCTCTTGATGACTTCTTTTTCTAAGGGAGTTGTGATGTTGTCTTCACATCCCTCTAGAGGTTTAGGTTCCTCCAACTTTTCCTTGAGCTGTGGTAGTTGCTGTTTCCCTTGTTTATCAACCAAAGGGGTTTCCAAATAGGTGGAGTGTGCTTCAgtgcttgcttcctccttcaGCATCTCATTATGATCTTCGCTTGGTTCCTTGTGCTCTTGGTCTGCTTCTTGTGAGAGTTTGAAGACATGGAAGCTGAGCCGTTCATCATGGATTCTCAATATTAGCtcccctttttccacatctatgagtgctctggcCGTAGCTAGGAAGGGTATTCCCAATATGATTGGGTGAGTGTGACTCTCTTCCATGTCCAGGATGACAAAGTCTGTTGGGGGAAAGTATTTCCCAATCTTTAGCAACACATTTTCCaccactcctattgcttgcTTTTGAGTCTTGTCAGCCAGTCTGATGACCACATCTGTGGATATTATCTCATTGATCTGCAGCCTCTTTACCAGGGATAGGGGCAgtaagttgatgcttgccccCAAATCACAGAGTGCTCTATCAAAcattgtttctcctatggcacaGGGGATGTGAAAACTCCCTAGGTCTTTTCTTTTTGCAGGCAACTCAGGTTGAATAAGggcactacattccttgttCAACACTATAGTTTGGCCTCCTTTGAGTGAGCTTTTCCTGGGAAGAAGTTCCTTCATATACTTGATGAATGCAGGCATTTGTTGGATGGCCTTGATGAATGGTATGTTCACATGTAGAGATGCAAACAAATCTAGGAACCTTGAGTACATTCTCTTCCCCACAGCACCATTGAGCAGTTGGGGAAATGGTGCATAGAGCTTAAGCAACTCTTGTTGTGAGATttatggttcttggtgatctctATCCTCCTCCTCTGTTGAGTTGTCTTCAGGCTGTTGGGAGAGTTTGCCTTGCTTGTCTTCATCCTCTTGATCACTTGTAGTGACCATTTTGTAAtcttcccatcttactttctttgCTTCGCCTCTTGGGTTTTTCTCCGTGTCACTTAGGAAGCTATCAGTGGGTTTGGGAAACTTCTCAGCTAAGCATCCCACTTGGAATTCCAGCTTCTTGATGGTCTCTCCCTGGTTCTTAATATTGGCTCGCACCTCCTCTTTGAACACCTTGTTTTCTTGAATCTCTTGGCATATTTCTTCAAGTAAggtttcaagcttagagagtcTGTCATCAATTGATGGTAGATTGGGATTAGAGGTGGAAGGATGAGAAGTGTTGTTGTGGGGGTATTGATATATCCTCTGCGTGAATTGTTGATGAgctgcattgttgttggagttgtaaCATCTCTGGTCTTGGCTTTGATCTTGCTGAttcccccacccaaagtttgggtggttcctccatccagagttgtataTCTTGAAATATGGATCATGGTTCTGTCTAGGTGAATTCCCAATGTAGTTGGCTTGCTCAAGGTCCTCTTCTTCAACTCCTTCTTGGGTTGTTGAGGAGGTGGTGATTGCTGCCACTTGGTTCCTCTCCATCTTCTTGGTGAGGTCAGCTAGCTGCTTGGTAAtgagcttgttctgagccagcAGAGCATCTACATTGTTTCGCTCTATCACTCCCTTAGTGTTCCCTCTTTCGAAAGCATAGAAgtactcattctcagctacagtctcaatgacatctatggcttcttcaatggtcttcttcttgtttaatGATCCTCTAGAGGAATGGTCTActgccttctttgattcatatgacaagccttcatagaagatgtgcaactgcacccattcattgaacatatctTGTGGACATCTCCTTGTTAGGTCTTTgaacctttcccaagcttcataaagtcTCTCCCCATCTTGTTGTCTGAACGTCTATACTTCAGTTCTCAGCCTATTAATCTTTTGAGGGGGGTAAAACCTTGCCAAAAACTTATTCACTACCTCCTCCCGATTTGTCAGGCTTtcttttgggaaggattcaagccatttggatgccttgtccctgagtgaaaaagggaacaagagcagcctatagacatcctggTGGACTCTATTtgacttcactgtgtcacaaatcctgaagaaggtggtcaagtgttgattcggatcttcttgagcacctcctccaaatgcgcaattattctgcacaagggtgatgagctgaggttttagctcgaaattgttggcatgtatggtgggcttctgaatgctgctcCCATAGTTTCCaggattaggattgatataggatcCTAACAATCTTCTATCCTCCCCAGCATGATTTGCTCTACCTCCTCCCCCATGGTTATGAGCCTCTTCTTCATGTTGGCTTTCCATGTTGCCTTCCATATTTAGTTCAAAGTGTTCCTCCTCCTTACTGCACCGATTGCACATTTtgctcttgcttccctccttattctaaggagggtcctctctggttcagaATTAAAGGAAGTTGAAGTCccgcttcttctccctctcATACAACCAACAAGTACAAGCAAGTAACAATATGTGCAGATAGTATTGCTGTCAGAATTAATGTTAGTTGTGAGTGATGCAATTTATCAAATAGTTAGTGCGTTAGCAAAATGAATggtaaataacaaagaaaacgAAGGAGtggagggggaagggaagaagttaagtaaaacagaaagtaaattactcGAACAGAAAGTTaaatcaaacaaaacaaaaatgctcaatcttGTGATATCCTAATTTAATCATTGTTGAAgcacaatcaatccccggcaacagcgccataaacttgatgcaggtggaaactgtctctcaacaaatttccttcggtaagtgtaccgaatttgtcgtcaagtaaaaactcacaatagagtgaggtcgaatcccacagggattgattgatcaagcaaatttagttagaagaatgttctagttgagcgaattcagaatttggattgagattttgcaaaaaataaaatgacggaaatgtaaatgatagaaaaagtaaatgctagaattaaagggctgaaagtaaatgactgaaagtaaattgcagaattgtaaatgggaatgtggtgtttgctcatgaaagtaaacgtagaaattaaagagaatgggtgagatcagaattggggagttcattgggcgcaggagatgttgcaattctccggatcaagttcattttcatctcttcctcaatcaatgcattcattgatctccttggcaatctaaATTTAtcgaattacaatttcttgcaattcaatctctcaaatcttgatcaataacCAATTCCTttgtcaattgctcatgagaagagatgaagtgtggtcactaattataccacatgcatttcccaaatcaggtgttgagaggattatagtcacatatccatccaaacccaatttggtccagcatgagaaagcatttctagcatgacctcttcattcctcttccaaggttcaaaagagatccaagtttgaatagcttcttttccaagataactacccaattgaatgaagatcgaaagcttcaagtaaaatcaagagaaaagatagaagaagaataatgaaaactagtattgatccatcaatttacaacagagctccctaacccaatgaaatgggtttagttgttcacAGCTCTAGAAGATGAAAGCAAAGATGGAGAAGACATCCTGGAACTAGAagagcagagaaagtaaaaaaaaatagagagtaGTGCTATTTTCCAACTTCCAGAACTCTTCTAAATAAttaaagctactcctatatacactactcttctcagcttctagttgattcttcaagtcttgggcctttggataTTGAGTTTGAAGtagttctcttcttcatttgggcttggctttacttgcagagagaaagtgtgaagtgggcagagactttagcttAGGACGTTAGGGGTGTTAACGTTTAGGCCAACGTTtgtgacaatgttgaatgtcactaacgttggcttctggtgcacgaaattgtgattcattcttttcacaactcaaatagtccccagtaatggctccaaaaacttggtgctcaataccatggtctaaacataatttcacaacttcgcacagctaaccagcacgtgcactgggtcatccaagtaataaaccttacgcgagtaagggtcgatcccacggagattgttggtatgaagcaagctatggtcaccttgtaaatcttagtcaggcagattcaaatggttatggatgatttatgaataaagcataaagtaaagatagagatacttatgtaattcattggtgagaatttcagataagcatatgaacatgctttgtcccttccgtctctctgctttcctactgtcttcatccaatccttcttactcctttctatggcaagctgtatgttgggcatcaccgttgtcagtggctacagtcccgtcctctcagtgaaaatgttcaacgcaccctgtcaccgcacggctaatcatctgtcggttctcaatcaggttggaatagaatccattgattcttttgcgtctgttactaacgcccagccttcaggagtttgaagcaagtcacggtcattcaatcattgaatcctactcagaataccacagacaaggtttagaccttccggattctcttgaataccgccatcaattctagcttataccacgaagattccgattaaggaatccaagagataaacattcaagccttgtttgcttgtagaacgggagtggttgtcaggcacacgttcataagtgagaatgatgatgagcgtcacataatcatcacattcatcaagttcttgagtgcgaatgaatatcttggaataagaacaagctgaattgaatagaagaacaatagtaattgcattaatactcgaggtacagcagagctccacaccttaatctatggtgtgtagaaactccaccgttgaaaatacataagaacaaagtctaggcatggccgaggggccagcctcccaatgatctaagatagcataaaactccccaagatagctaccaagatgaaaatacaatagtaaaaggtcctatatgtagaaaACTAGTAatctagggtttacaaagatgagtaaatgacgtaaaaatccacttccgggcccacttggtgtgtgcttcagctgagcattaaagctttcatatgtagagacttttcttggagttaaacgccagcttttgtgccagtttgggcgtttaactcccattcttgtgccagttccggcgtttaacgccgggcagttttgagctgatttggaacgccggtttgggccatcaaatctcgggcaaagtataaactattatacattgatggaaagcccaggatgtctactttccaacgccgttgagagcgcgccatttggatttctatagctcaagaaaatccacttcgagtgcagggaggtcagaatccaacagcatctgcagtccttttcagtctctgaatcagatttttgctcaggtccctcaatttcagccagaaaatacctgaaatcacagaaaaacacataaactcatagtaaagtccagaaaagtgaattttaattaaaaactaataaaaatatactaaaaactaactaaaacatactaaaaacatactaaaaataatgccaaaaagcgtataaattatccgctcatcacaacaccagacttaaattgttgcttgtcctcaagcaactgaaaatcaaataagataaaaagaagagaatatgcaatgaatttcaaaaacgtttatgaagatcagtattaattagatgagcggggtttttagctttttgcctctgaatagttttggcatctcactctatcctttgaaattcagaatgtttggcttctataggaactcagaatctagatagtgttactgattctcctagttaagtatgatgattcttgaacacagctactttatgagtcttggccgtggcccaaagcactctgtcttccagtattaccaccggatacatacatgccacagacacataattgggtgaaccttttcagattgtgactcagctttgctagagtccccaattagaggtgtccagggttcttaagcacactctttttgccttggatcacaactttattgttttttctttttctttatttttttcgtttttctcccctttttttctttttttttttttgtattcactgctttttcttgcttcaagaatcatttttatgatttttcagatcctcagtaacatgtctcctttttcatcattctttcaagagctaacattcagaaaacaaaagtattgccaccacatcaaaataattaatctgttataaaatttaaaattcatgcaattcttctctttttcaattaagaacatttttcatttaagaaaggtgatggattcataggacattcataactttaaggcatagacactaagacactaatgatcatgtaataagacacaaacatggataaacataagcataaaattcgaaaaacaggaaaataaagaacaaggaaattaaagaacgggtccaccttagtgatggcgacttgttcttcctct includes:
- the LOC130934023 gene encoding uncharacterized protein LOC130934023, which gives rise to MYSRFLDLFASLHVNIPFIKAIQQMPAFIKYMKELLPRKSSLKGGQTIVLNKECSALIQPELPAKRKDLGSFHIPCAIGETMFDRALCDLGASINLLPLSLVKRLQINEIISTDVVIRLADKTQKQAIGVVENVLLKIGKYFPPTDFVILDMEESHTHPIILGIPFLATARALIDVEKGELILRIHDERLSFHVFKLSQEADQEHKEPSEDHNEMLKEEASTEAHSTYLETPLVDKQGKQQLPQLKEKLEEPKPLEGCEDNITTPLEKEVIKSKAISKNTRKKVPRRWRNKKIPTEDFSPGDRVISAYFPDIPPNLPTVPYQLPNVFTINRVLSLEHVEIIDITNGYKSTARGEDFKHYQPP